In the genome of Pempheris klunzingeri isolate RE-2024b chromosome 3, fPemKlu1.hap1, whole genome shotgun sequence, one region contains:
- the lias gene encoding lipoyl synthase, mitochondrial: MALLKQSCCVAGRFSTNHLWLSPRCIPHVYISSLSTVAKSSPDGASRKELLGEDGPDLQDFISGDLSEKSKWAEYRGDLKRQKGERLRLPPWLKTEIPIGKNYNKLKNTLRNLNLHTVCEEARCPNIGECWGGGEHATATATIMLMGDTCTRGCRFCSIKTARLPPPLDPDEPYNTAKAIAAWGLDYVVLTSVDRDDIADGGAAHFAKTVSNLKERDPRILVECLTPDFRGDLAAVEKIALSGLDVYAHNVETVRELQRHVRDPRANFDQSLSVLKHAKKVKPTVLTKTSIMLGLGETDQQILSTLTELREARVDCLTLGQYMQPTKRHLKVDEYVTPEKFAHWEKVGNDLGFIYTASGPLVRSSYKAGEFFLKNLLKERKAEVTVAE, from the exons ATGGCGCTGCTCAAGCAAAGTTGTTGTGTAGCTGGCCGTTTCTCCACAAACCATCTATGGCTGAGTCCCAGATGCATCCCACAT GTTTACATCAGCAGCCTGTCAACTGTGGCGAAATCCTCCCCGGACGGGGCGAGCAGGAAGGAGCTTCTCGGTGAAGACGGGCCTGATCTACAAGACTTCATTTCAGGGGATCTGTCCGAGAAAAGCAAGTGGGCAGAGTACAGAGGCGacctgaagagacagaagggagaGAG GCTGCGGCTTCCTCCGTGGCTGAAGACTGAGATCCCCATCGGAAAAAACTACAACAAGCTGAAGAACACACTGAGAAACCTCAACCTGCACACG gtgtGTGAGGAGGCCAGGTGTCCTAACATTGGGGAAtgctggggaggaggagaacatgccacagccacagccaccaTCATG CTGATGGGCGACACATGTACCCGTGGGTGCAGGTTCTGCTCTATAAAGACGGCCCGTCTACCCCCACCTCTGGACCCAGACGAGCCCTACAATACAGCCAAGGCCATCGCTGCCTGGGGGCTGGACTATGTGGTTCTCACCTCAGTCGACAGAGATG ATATTGCTGATGGAGGCGCAGCACACTTTGCTAAGACGGTCTCAAACCTGAAGGAAAG GGACCCTCGGATCCTGGTTGAATGTCTGACGCCTGATTTTCGTGGCGACCTGGCAGCAGTAGAGAAGATCGCCCTGTCAGGGTTAGATGTGTACGCCCACAATGTGGAGACAGTACGGGAGCTGCAAAG GCACGTGCGTGACCCCAGAGCGAACTTTGACCAGTCCCTGAGTGTCCTGAAGCACGCTAAGAAGGTCAAACCCACTGTGCTCACCAAGACCTCCATAATGCTGGGACTGGGGGAGACTGACCAACAGATACTCAGCACCTTGACTG AGCTGCGAGAGGCAAGAGTGGACTGTCTAACACTGGGTCAGTACATGCAACCCACTAAACGCCACCTAAAG GTGGATGAATACGTCACTCCAGAGAAGTTTGCCCACTGGGAGAAAGTCGGGAATGATTTGGGCTTCATTTACACAGCCAGCGGGCCACTGGTGCGATCCTCCTACAAAGCGG GCGAGTTCTTCCTGAAGAATCTActgaaggagagaaaagcagaagtCACTGTAGCAGAATGA